Part of the Thermoanaerobaculia bacterium genome is shown below.
TGCCGGCGGCATCGTCGAGCGCCCCGGTCCCCAGGTCCCAGGAGTCCAAGTGTCCGGAGAGGATCACCACCTCCTCCGGCCGCTCGCGCCCGCGCAGCTCCCCGATGACGTTCGCCGACTCGACCTCCGGCAGCATGCGGCTCGTGAGGCGCAGGCGGAAACGCACCGGCCGGCCGCTCGCCACCGCCTGTTCCAGGAGGTCGGCGTCCGGCATCGAAAGCGCCGCTGCGGGGATCTTCGTCACCCCCTCCTCGTAGCCCATCGAGCCGGTGTGCGGCAGGCGGTTGGAATCGGTGCCGACCGAGCGGATGAGAACCGCCACGGCCCCGAGCTTCGCCGCCGCCATGGCGCCCCCCCAGCGGATCGCCACGGTCTTGCCGTAGCCCGAGCCGTCGTGGCTGCGCTGCATGCGCTCACCCAGATAGACGATCCGGCCTTTGACCGACTCCGGCGCCAGCGCCGCGAGCGACTCCAGATTCTCGGTGGCCACCACCTCGGCTTCGATCCCGGACTCGGGCGTGCCGATGCTGCCGCCCAGCGCCGCGAGGCTCGAGGCGTGGGGAAAGGGCGAGAGAATCTCCCCTTCGGCCGTGCCTCGTTCCCACCGCGGCACCCTCACCGCTTCGGTGCGCACGCCCTCGAACCCCAACGCAGTGAGCGTCCGGACGCCCCACTCGACGCCGCGCGCGAGACCCGGGGACCCGGCGAAACGGGGCCCGGCCTCCCCCGAGAGCGAGCGCGCGAGCTCCGCGGCACCGCCGCCGGCGAGCGCGGCACGCTGGAGCTCCACGACCTCCGGGGCGAGCTGCGGCTTGCGGCTCTTCCTGCCGCTCTCCGCAGCGCCGGCAGAGACGGCGGTGGCGAGCGCAACCTGCAGCAGCGCGGCCGCACAGAACAGTCCGGCGCCGCGACGGAACGTCGAAGGCAAAGTGCTCGATCTCATCGGTTTCCTCGCTGCGGATGTCGCCCGGAGGGGTCCAGACAGCGGGAATCTTAGCAACCGCTGCGGCTGGGCCGGGGGAAGCCGCCGCCGGCCGCGCCTCACACAGTCGGGAACAACTCGCGCAGCACCTTCTCCCGGTGGGCGAAGATCGTGCGGACGTCGCGCTCGACGAGGAGCTTGTGAACCAGGACCCCACCCAGGACGGCGTAGCGCACCCGGTCGTGGACCAGCGTGCCGCCGTCCTGCTCGGTGAAGGTGTGGGTGTGGTGCCAGAGCCGGTAGGGACCGCGGCGCTGCTCGTCGACGAATCGCAGCGGCGGCTCCCAGGCGGTGATCTCGGTCCGCCAGCGCAAGGGGACATGGTGAACGCGCAGACGGTAGTCGATGAGAGCGCCGACGCGCATCGGGATCGGCCGCGGTGTCAGGATCTCGAAGCCGAGCCAGGGCGGCGTCAGGCGCTCGAGGTTGCCGGCGTCCGCAAAGAACCCGAAAACCTCGGCGCGCGGCCGCGCCAGCCAGGTTTCGCAAGTGTGTTCGAAGATTCTCAAGGAAAGTCCTCCACCCTTCCCTACGCTCACTTTCGGGCTACGGCTTTCGGACTGATAGAATCCCTTTTCCGGGCCGCAGCGCGATCGCGACCGGTTCCCCGAGACCTTCGAGATGACCACCATCGCGGCAGAAGCCGCCCGCCGCCGGACGTTCGCCATCATCAGTCATCCCGACGCCGGGAAGACGACGCTCACCGAGAAGCTCCTGCTCTACGGCGGCGCGATCCAGCTCGCCGGCGCCGTCAAGGCGCGCGGTGACGCCCGGCGGGCACGTTCCGACTGGATGAAAGTCGAGCAGGAGCGCGGGATTTCGGTCGCCTCGTCGGTGATGACCTTCGACTACGCCGGCTGCACTTTCAACCTGCTCGACACCCCGGGTCACCAGGACTTCTCCGAGGACACCTACCGCACCCTTACCGCGGTCGACTCGGCCGTCATGGTGATCGACGCCGCGAAGGGGATCGAGACCCAGACCCGCAAACTCTTCGAGGTCTGCAGGCTCAGGAACGTCCCGATCATCACCTTCGTCAACAAGATGGACCGCGACGGCCGCGACCCGTTCGAGCTCATGGACGAAATCGAGCGCGACCTGCAGCTCCATGTGACGCCGGCGAACTGGCCGATCGGCATGGGCAAGGATTTCCACGGCTGCTACGACCTGCTGAAGGACGAGCTCATCCTGTTCGATCGCGGCAAGGGCTCGAAGCTCTCGGCGGGACTCGCCTTCCACGGCCTGGAGGACCCCGAGCTCGAAAGCCACCTGCCGCGCGGCATGGTCGAGAGACTGCGCGAGGAGGCCCATCTCGCCTTCTCGCTGTCGCCTCCGTTCGAGGTCGAGACCTACCGCGAAGGGCACCTGACGCCGGTCTTCTTCGGCTCCGCGGTGCACAACTTCGGCGTCCTCGAGCTCCTCCAGGGCCTCGCGAGCTTCGCGCCCTCTCCGCGCCCCGCCCCGACCACGACTCGCCTGGTGCAGCCGACCGAGGAGAA
Proteins encoded:
- a CDS encoding M28 family peptidase; the encoded protein is MRSSTLPSTFRRGAGLFCAAALLQVALATAVSAGAAESGRKSRKPQLAPEVVELQRAALAGGGAAELARSLSGEAGPRFAGSPGLARGVEWGVRTLTALGFEGVRTEAVRVPRWERGTAEGEILSPFPHASSLAALGGSIGTPESGIEAEVVATENLESLAALAPESVKGRIVYLGERMQRSHDGSGYGKTVAIRWGGAMAAAKLGAVAVLIRSVGTDSNRLPHTGSMGYEEGVTKIPAAALSMPDADLLEQAVASGRPVRFRLRLTSRMLPEVESANVIGELRGRERPEEVVILSGHLDSWDLGTGALDDAAGIGNVIEAARLISKLASRPRRTIRIVLYANEEFGLSGGKTYAVEHAAEVPLHQAALESDLGTGRVYRLRTAFAAQDAALAGELAAALAPLGIEHDPATPASGGADISPLRPLGVPMVDLSHDATTYFDYHHTANDTADKLVPADMAQATAAFATAAWILADRPALLARVPPEEKKEP
- a CDS encoding SRPBCC family protein produces the protein MVVISKVSGNRSRSRCGPEKGFYQSESRSPKVSVGKGGGLSLRIFEHTCETWLARPRAEVFGFFADAGNLERLTPPWLGFEILTPRPIPMRVGALIDYRLRVHHVPLRWRTEITAWEPPLRFVDEQRRGPYRLWHHTHTFTEQDGGTLVHDRVRYAVLGGVLVHKLLVERDVRTIFAHREKVLRELFPTV
- a CDS encoding peptide chain release factor 3; this translates as MTTIAAEAARRRTFAIISHPDAGKTTLTEKLLLYGGAIQLAGAVKARGDARRARSDWMKVEQERGISVASSVMTFDYAGCTFNLLDTPGHQDFSEDTYRTLTAVDSAVMVIDAAKGIETQTRKLFEVCRLRNVPIITFVNKMDRDGRDPFELMDEIERDLQLHVTPANWPIGMGKDFHGCYDLLKDELILFDRGKGSKLSAGLAFHGLEDPELESHLPRGMVERLREEAHLAFSLSPPFEVETYREGHLTPVFFGSAVHNFGVLELLQGLASFAPSPRPAPTTTRLVQPTEEKVTGFVFKIQANMDPKHRDRIAFVRLCSGRFERGMRLTHVRSSKQITVHSPVLFLARDREIAEEAFPGDILGIPNHGVLRIGDTLTEGEPLRFVGIPSFAPELLQKVRATDPLRAKHLGKALTHLAEEGAAQVFRTRLGGDWIVGVAGALQFDVLADRIRSEYELPVAFQPTSLFTARWLEADDDRDLKAFLDSQEAAVADDVHGLPVFLAANAYRLKVAQEDWPKIRFLKTREQVV